One part of the Silurus meridionalis isolate SWU-2019-XX chromosome 26, ASM1480568v1, whole genome shotgun sequence genome encodes these proteins:
- the trappc2l gene encoding trafficking protein particle complex subunit 2-like protein codes for MAVCVAVIAKENYPLYIRSVPTQNELKFHYTVHTSLDVVEEKISAVGKAMADQRELYLGLLYPTEDYKVYGYVTNSKVKFVIVVDSSNTSLRDNEIRSMFRKLHNSFTDVMCNPFYNPGDPIQSKVFDSTVSAMMVPSC; via the exons ATGGCGGTGTGCGTAGCTGTCATAGCGAAAGAG AATTACCCTCTGTATATTCGGAGCGTTCCGACGCAGAACGAGCTGAAATTCCACTACACAGTGCACACTTCACTGGACGTGGTGGAGGAGAAGATCTCTGCAGTCGGGAAAGCGATGGCTGATCAGCGAGAGCTCTACCTGGGACTGCTCTACCCTACTGAGGACTATAAAGT GTACGGCTATGTGACGAACTCCAAAGTGAAGTTTGTGATCGTGGTGGACTCATCAAACACGTCGCTGAGAGACAACGAGATTCGGAGT ATGTTCAGAAAATTGCACAACTCCTTCACAGATGTCATGTGCAATCCCTTCTACAACCCTGGAGATCCCATTCAGTCCAA GGTGTTTGACAGTACCGTGTCGGCCATGATGGTCCCGTCCTGTTAA
- the galns gene encoding N-acetylgalactosamine-6-sulfatase, whose translation MEIRSVYYSSLIFWTVCFVWSIETHSVSPPNIILMLMDDMGWGDLGVFGEPSEETPHLDMMASQGMLFPDFYTANPLCSPSRAALLTGRLPIRNGFYTTNAHARNAYTPQEVVGGITNDEILLPELLKKQGYVSKIVGKWHLGHRKQHLPLEHGFDQFFGSPHCHFGPYNDIARPNIPVYNNSEMIGRYYEEFKINNKTGESDLTQMFLQEALDFISHQSTHQPFFLYWAPDATHDPVYASKQFLGRSQRGRYGDAVMELDHSVGKILAHLVDLSIEKNTFVFFTSDNGAALMSGPGKSGSNGPFLCGKETTFEGGMREPAIAWWPGRIPAGTVSYQLGTVMDLFTTSLALAGLNAPDDRIIDGLDLSSILFNKSLVERPVFYYRGNEMMAVRLGLYKAHYWTWTNSWEEFITGIDFCSGQEVPGVTNHTQQEHTMQPLIFHLGQDPGEKKPISVLSKEYLDVQTRIGTVVEKHKRTLVPGEPQLNMCDLAVMNWAPPGCEKLGKCLKAPPSNPWKCDWPH comes from the exons atggaGATCCGAAGTGTGTATTATTCCTCCCTCATCTTCTGgactgtgtgttttgtttggagCATCGAGACTCACAGtgtttctcctccaaacatTATCCTCATGCTGATGGATGAT ATGGGATGGGGTGATCTAGGTGTTTTTGGTGAGCCGTCTGAAGAAACCCCACATCTGGATATGATGGCCTCTCAGGGGATGCTGTTCCCCGACTTCTACACCGCAAACCCACTCTGTTCTCCGT CCCGAGCAGCACTGCTTACCGGGCGTCTTCCGATCCGGAACGGGTTCTACACCACCAACGCACATGCCAGGAACG CCTATACGCCTCAAGAGGTCGTGGGAGGAATTACGAACGATGAGATCCTGCTGCCTGAGCTACTGAAAAAACAAGGCTATGTCAGCAAGATCGTCGGCAAGTG GCACCTCGGACACAGGAAGCAGCACCTGCCTCTGGAGCATGGATTTGACCAGTTCTTCGGTTCTCCGCACTGCCACTTTGGACCCTATAACGACATCGCGCGTCCCAACATCCCCGTCTATAACAACTCCGAAATGATTGGACG GTATTACGAGGAGTTTAAAATCAACAATAAAACCGGAGAATCAGACCTCACGCAGATGTTTCTACAG GAAGCATTAGACTTCATCTCACACCAAAGCACCCATCAGCCGTTTTTCCTCTACTGGGCCCCGGATGCAACGCACGATCCGGTTTATGCTTCCAAGCAGTTCCTGGGTCGGAGTCAACGTGGACG ctaCGGTGATGCCGTGATGGAACTGGACCACAGTGTGGGCAAGATTTTGGCTCATCTGGTTGATCTGAGCATCGAAAAGAACACGTTTGTGTTCTTCACTTCTGATAACGGTGCTGCTCTGATGTCAGGACCTGGAAAAA GTGGCAGTAATGGCCCATTCCTGTGTGGGAAGGAGACGACGTTTGAAGGAGGGATGAGGGAACCCGCCATTGCCTGGTGGCCCGGACGAATCCCAGCAGGCACG GTGAGCTATCAGTTGGGAACTGTGATGGATCTCTTCACTACCAGCCTCGCTCTTGCTGGTCTTAATGCTCCTGATGATCGGATCATTGATGGCCTGGATCTGAGTTCCATTCTTTTTAACAAATCATTAGTAGAAAG GCCCGTTTTCTATTACCGTGGCAATGAGATGATGGCGGTGCGACTCGGCCTCTACAAGGCACATTACTGGACGTGGACCAACTCGTGGGAGGAGTTTATCACG GGGATAGACTTTTGTTCTGGtcaggaggttcctggggtcaCCAATCACACCCAGCAGGAGCACACCATGCAGCCACTCATCTTTCATCTGGGGCAGGACCCGGGCGAGAAAAAACCAATCAG tGTCTTGTCTAAGGAATATCTGGACGTTCAGACACGCATCGGTACAGTGGTGGAGAAACATAAGAGGACACTGGTACCTGGAGAGCCACAGCTGAACATGTGTGATCTGGCAGTCATG AATTGGGCTCCACCAGGATGCGAGAAGTTGGGGAAGTGTCTCAAAGCACCACCGTCCAACCCCTGGAAATGTGACTGGCCCCACTga
- the aprt gene encoding adenine phosphoribosyltransferase, producing MAEDSRVHRLDLILQHVRNVPDFPVQGIVFKDICPILKEPKALAAVIDLFEEHVRQKHPHTELIVGLEARGFLFGPLLAQRLGIGFVLVRKKGKLPGPTVSVGYTLEYAKAEAEIQADAVQPGQKVLLIDDLLATGGTLHAACELMKMQKAEILGCLVVIELKDLSGAEKLPVPVFSLLQC from the exons ATGGCGGAAGATTCACGTGTACACAGACTGGACCTGATCCTGCAGCATGTCCGGAATGTCCCTGATTTTCCCGTCCAGGGCATCGTGTTCAA GGATATCTGCCCGATTCTGAAGGAACCCAAAGCCCTGGCTGCAGTTATCGATCTGTTTGAGGAGCATGTGAGGCAGAAGCATCCACACACTGAACTCATCGTGG GTCTGGAAGCTCGTGGTTTTTTATTTGGGCCACTTCTGGCACAGAGATTGGGAATCGGCTTCGTCTTGGTGCGAAAGAAAGGGAAACTTCCTGGTCCGACGGTGTCTGTAGGGTACACCCTGGAGTACGCCAAG GCCGAGGCGGAGATTCAGGCTGACGCTGTACAACCGGGACAGAAAGTTCTCCTCATCGACGACCTGCTGGCTACAGGAG GAACGTTGCATGCAGCGTGCGAGCTGATGAAGATGCAGAAGGCTGAGATACTCGGCTGCTTGGTGGTGATCGAGCTGAAGGACCTCAGCGGGGCAGAAAAACTCCCCGTCCCCGTCTTTTCTCTTTTACAGTGCTGA